A stretch of Leptidea sinapis chromosome 36, ilLepSina1.1, whole genome shotgun sequence DNA encodes these proteins:
- the LOC126975632 gene encoding uncharacterized protein LOC126975632 isoform X1, translating to MRKSLVWRFFERITNQNGRCISVVCKLCDNRHKFFGNTTNLRSHLTRKHPLQWELLSTNENLDEYSKSSNQGLDDEQSGGETPRKRRHSRAFRRENVRYSISVNKNQDSTGGDGIPVIKVDVLNETDTEQVDDDTQATINLVKQMEDANTDEEWLNDEMFETVECGPQPKKRYRHIKRETGSPRLIPTYSLKSTELPKKQIVINNSKDEYTAFGEYVSNKLRKFTNNQTKSNIQQLITTILWQAEYGIYDSMETVKRIILHSVQEMGDHSKPMQAEHDLIEVSELRLDDKISEQTVEITTDEI from the exons ATGAGGAAATCTCTTGTGTGGCGCTTCTTCGAGCGCATAACTAACCAGAATGGTCGGTGTATTTCGGTTGTGTGTAAACTATGTGATAATCGGCACAAATTTTTTGGCAATACAACGAATTTGCGATCTCATTTAACCAGAAAACATCCACTACAGTGGGAATTACTCAGTACAAATGAAAATTTGGATGAGTATTCTAAAAGTTCAAATCAAGGACTGGATGATGAGCAATCTGGAGGTGAAACGCCACGTAAAAGAAGACATTCAAGGGCCTTTAGGCGTGAAAATGTACGGTATTCCATTTCTGTAAATAAGAATCAAGATAGCACAGGTGGAGATGGCATACCTGTTATAAAA GTGGATGTCTTAAATGAGACAGATACAGAACAAGTTGATGATGACACTCAAGCAACCATAAATTTGGTCAAGCAAATGGAGGATGCAAATACAGATGAGGAGTGGCTCAATGATGAAATGTTTGAAACAGTAGAATGTGGACCCCAACCAAAGAAAAGATATAGGCATATAAAACGAGAAACTGGAAGCCCTCGCCTAATACCAACTTATTCTCTGAAGAGCACAGAACTACCAAAAAAACAAATAGTAATAAACAATAGTAAAGATGAATATACAGCCTTTGGTGAATATGTTAGTAATAAGTTAAGGAAGTTCACGAATAATCAAACTAAAAGTAATATTCAACAGTTAATAACCACTATATTATGGCAGGCAGAATATGGTATTTATGACAGCATGGAGACTGTAAAGAGAATTATTTTACATTCTGTACAAGAGATGGGAGATCATTCAAAGCCTATGCAAGCAGAACATGATCTTATTGAAGTGTCGGAATTGAGGCTTGATGACAAAATTAGTGAACAAACTGTAGAAATAACAACGGATGAAATATAA
- the LOC126975632 gene encoding uncharacterized protein LOC126975632 isoform X2: MRKSLVWRFFERITNQNGRCISVVCKLCDNRHKFFGNTTNLRSHLTRKHPLQWELLSTNENLDEYSKSSNQGLDDEQSGGETPRKRRHSRAFRRENVDVLNETDTEQVDDDTQATINLVKQMEDANTDEEWLNDEMFETVECGPQPKKRYRHIKRETGSPRLIPTYSLKSTELPKKQIVINNSKDEYTAFGEYVSNKLRKFTNNQTKSNIQQLITTILWQAEYGIYDSMETVKRIILHSVQEMGDHSKPMQAEHDLIEVSELRLDDKISEQTVEITTDEI, encoded by the exons ATGAGGAAATCTCTTGTGTGGCGCTTCTTCGAGCGCATAACTAACCAGAATGGTCGGTGTATTTCGGTTGTGTGTAAACTATGTGATAATCGGCACAAATTTTTTGGCAATACAACGAATTTGCGATCTCATTTAACCAGAAAACATCCACTACAGTGGGAATTACTCAGTACAAATGAAAATTTGGATGAGTATTCTAAAAGTTCAAATCAAGGACTGGATGATGAGCAATCTGGAGGTGAAACGCCACGTAAAAGAAGACATTCAAGGGCCTTTAGGCGTGAAAAT GTGGATGTCTTAAATGAGACAGATACAGAACAAGTTGATGATGACACTCAAGCAACCATAAATTTGGTCAAGCAAATGGAGGATGCAAATACAGATGAGGAGTGGCTCAATGATGAAATGTTTGAAACAGTAGAATGTGGACCCCAACCAAAGAAAAGATATAGGCATATAAAACGAGAAACTGGAAGCCCTCGCCTAATACCAACTTATTCTCTGAAGAGCACAGAACTACCAAAAAAACAAATAGTAATAAACAATAGTAAAGATGAATATACAGCCTTTGGTGAATATGTTAGTAATAAGTTAAGGAAGTTCACGAATAATCAAACTAAAAGTAATATTCAACAGTTAATAACCACTATATTATGGCAGGCAGAATATGGTATTTATGACAGCATGGAGACTGTAAAGAGAATTATTTTACATTCTGTACAAGAGATGGGAGATCATTCAAAGCCTATGCAAGCAGAACATGATCTTATTGAAGTGTCGGAATTGAGGCTTGATGACAAAATTAGTGAACAAACTGTAGAAATAACAACGGATGAAATATAA